The Lichenihabitans psoromatis genomic interval ACGCGCGGCTCGGGTTGGAGCGGCCGGACGACTACCGCGTGCTGTTCATGACGCCTCAGGTGCAGCTGGTGCGCGAGTTCGAAGGGCCGGAGGAGATCGCCCGGGAGAGCCCGGCTTTCGCCATCGGCCTGGATCGCGCCCAAGCTTGCGTCGCGGCGGAGATGCTGGAGGGCGACGCGCACGCCATTACGACGCTGCTATGGACCGCGGTGCATGGGGCGGTCGCGGCGGTTCTTACCTTCCCTGCGTTCCCGTTCGGCGACCGCGACACCTACGTCGCCCGGGTCGTGGACTGGACGATTGATGGGCTGAGAGCCACCAAGGTTGCGCCGCTCGCGTAGCAGGGACGCGGACGAGCGCAATCGAGGTGCACGGATTGTGCGCGTCCCGCAACGCTTTTACCGAAGCTGGGGGAAGTGGATGATCCGAAACGCATCGCTCATCCGCGTGCGAAATCTCGCAAGTCGCCCGCAATGGAATGTCTGCTTCTGGGAAAAAGCCGGAAACTCTTGAATGACGGGGATGGGCGCAATGCCGAATGTCCCCTATTCTGCGCCCGGGCAACGGCCGCTCCCGGCGCAAAGCCGAATGTCCAAGCAGGCACCTTACGTTCGATCATGAGCCGATAGACGCCTCGCCTCAATTGACGGCGTCAACAAGAACAAGCCTGAAGCGTTATGCAAGGCCGAAGGCAGGGAGCTTCTCTATCTCAGTCTTGAGCTGCGCAACGCCGGGAGAGAAATAACCGTCACTGGCATCCCGTCGCTTATTGTGGCCAGTGATAGCGTTGCTGTGCCGCTTCGAAATCCCCGCACCTTCGGCTCGTGTCACAAAAGTGTGCCGCCAAGAGTGATTGGGACTGAGCCCAGGCTCGAGATCGGCCTGCGTCCTGATCCAAGCAGCAAGCTCGGCCGCCCGAAGCTCCTGGGGGCTCCG includes:
- a CDS encoding TetR/AcrR family transcriptional regulator, with protein sequence MMPAPYSSPQFRRERQRSAFREDILAEARAILAEEGPDGLSMRKLAHRMGCAPMSLYAYFRDKHDLLTALAHRGFGILAERLAAEPGEEPLAALRAVFLTYARLGLERPDDYRVLFMTPQVQLVREFEGPEEIARESPAFAIGLDRAQACVAAEMLEGDAHAITTLLWTAVHGAVAAVLTFPAFPFGDRDTYVARVVDWTIDGLRATKVAPLA